From one bacterium genomic stretch:
- a CDS encoding acetate--CoA ligase family protein: protein MMLKRRDLTAVIRPSTIAVIGASRDPAKVGHAIFHNILTGGFQGAVHPVNPTARAISGVRAYPSVLEVPDPVDLAVVITPAPLVPGVLDECGRAGVRGVVVISGGFREVGEEGRKREDLVRERVARWGFALIGPNCLGVINTAPDVRLNATFASQLPDAGNIGFLSQSGALTAAALDYARTKRIGFSKVFNLGNKADVTELELLEVLAADPDTQVILLYVEELSEGRRFIETAREISEQSPPKPVLVLKAGRTAAGARAVSSHTGSLAGSDQVYEAIFAQAGVLRVESIEELFDYAAAFSRQPLPKGRRVAIVTNAGGPGILATDACIRQGLEMSKLSDVTIGALRRVVPGEAHVGNPLDIIGDADDRRYDAALEAVLADPSVDAGVVLVTRQATIDVEAAADAVIRRARASGKPVLASFVGALAVELGVARLVEAGIPHYPFPEAIARTLAAMARYVSWIGRPRTDYVAFDDVDRNRARQIIAGAQPGFLSESAALELLEAYRLPLLPWAVATSAGEAAERALEIGLPVALKILSPQIIHKVDVGGVRLNLGTAAEVAAAYETMMVSIRKHHPDAALDGVLVQAMARKGHEVILGISHDAQFGPVLMFGLGGIYVEVLKDVTFRLAPVRELGARRMVEETRTAAILQGVRGEPPSDMEAIVECLLRLSQLAVDCPEVVELDINPLFVYAEGQGAAVADARVRIAPPPG from the coding sequence ATGATGCTTAAGAGACGCGACCTGACAGCCGTCATTCGACCCTCAACCATAGCCGTCATCGGCGCTTCCCGCGATCCGGCCAAGGTGGGGCACGCGATCTTCCACAACATCCTTACCGGAGGGTTCCAGGGCGCGGTGCATCCGGTAAATCCCACTGCCCGCGCGATCAGCGGGGTACGGGCCTATCCGTCGGTCTTGGAGGTTCCGGATCCCGTAGACCTGGCAGTGGTGATCACCCCGGCCCCCCTGGTACCGGGAGTGCTGGACGAGTGCGGCCGCGCCGGGGTGCGCGGCGTGGTGGTGATTTCAGGCGGGTTCCGCGAAGTGGGGGAGGAGGGCCGGAAGCGGGAGGATCTGGTTCGCGAGCGGGTTGCGCGTTGGGGTTTTGCCCTGATCGGACCTAACTGCCTGGGCGTAATCAACACCGCCCCAGACGTTCGGTTGAACGCGACCTTCGCCTCGCAGCTCCCCGACGCCGGCAACATCGGTTTCCTATCGCAGTCCGGCGCGCTCACCGCGGCCGCGCTCGACTACGCCCGCACCAAGCGCATCGGGTTTTCAAAGGTCTTCAATCTCGGCAACAAGGCGGACGTGACCGAGCTGGAGTTGCTGGAGGTGCTGGCCGCCGACCCGGACACGCAAGTCATCCTGCTCTATGTGGAGGAGCTGAGCGAGGGGCGGCGCTTCATCGAGACCGCCCGCGAGATCAGCGAGCAGTCGCCTCCCAAGCCCGTCCTCGTGCTCAAGGCGGGTCGCACCGCGGCCGGTGCCAGGGCGGTCTCGAGCCACACCGGGTCGCTGGCCGGCTCCGACCAGGTCTACGAGGCCATCTTCGCCCAGGCCGGCGTGCTGCGGGTCGAGAGCATCGAGGAGCTGTTCGACTACGCGGCCGCGTTCTCGCGCCAGCCGCTGCCCAAGGGGAGGCGCGTCGCGATTGTCACCAATGCCGGCGGCCCCGGCATCCTGGCCACGGACGCCTGCATACGGCAGGGCCTGGAGATGAGCAAGCTCTCGGATGTGACGATCGGGGCGCTGCGGCGCGTCGTGCCCGGCGAAGCCCACGTTGGCAACCCCCTTGACATCATCGGCGACGCGGACGACCGCCGGTACGACGCCGCCCTCGAGGCGGTGCTGGCCGACCCGTCGGTGGACGCGGGCGTGGTGCTGGTGACCCGCCAGGCGACCATTGACGTTGAGGCCGCGGCCGATGCTGTCATCCGACGGGCGCGCGCCTCCGGGAAGCCGGTACTGGCCTCGTTCGTTGGCGCCCTGGCCGTGGAATTGGGCGTTGCCCGCCTGGTGGAGGCCGGGATCCCGCACTACCCTTTCCCTGAGGCGATCGCGCGGACGCTGGCCGCGATGGCGCGGTACGTCTCGTGGATCGGGCGGCCCCGCACCGATTACGTAGCTTTCGACGACGTGGACCGAAACCGCGCGCGGCAGATCATCGCCGGTGCGCAGCCGGGGTTTCTGTCGGAGTCGGCTGCCCTGGAGTTGCTGGAGGCCTACCGGCTTCCGCTGCTGCCGTGGGCAGTGGCCACCAGCGCCGGCGAGGCGGCGGAGCGCGCGCTGGAGATCGGCCTTCCGGTGGCACTCAAGATCCTCTCCCCGCAGATCATTCACAAAGTGGACGTGGGCGGGGTGCGCCTCAACCTCGGGACCGCGGCCGAGGTCGCCGCTGCCTACGAAACTATGATGGTCTCGATACGCAAGCACCACCCCGACGCGGCGTTGGATGGAGTGCTGGTTCAGGCGATGGCGCGCAAGGGGCATGAGGTGATCCTGGGGATCAGTCACGACGCGCAGTTCGGCCCGGTGTTGATGTTCGGACTGGGCGGGATATACGTGGAGGTCCTGAAGGACGTCACCTTCCGCCTGGCGCCGGTGCGGGAGCTGGGTGCCCGGCGTATGGTCGAGGAGACCCGCACCGCGGCCATCCTGCAGGGCGTCCGCGGCGAGCCCCCGTCGGACATGGAGGCCATAGTCGAGTGCCTCCTGCGCCTGTCCCAGCTGGCGGTTGATTGCCCGGAGGTAGTGGAGCTCGACATCAATCCCCTGTTTGTGTACGCGGAGGGGCAGGGCGCCGCTGTGGCGGACGCACGGGTGCGGATCGCGCCTCCGCCAGGGTGA
- a CDS encoding (Fe-S)-binding protein, which produces MGGEGLHRGVTVLSGDKQSASSALSDPQTPWQREFNPCIQCGMCGGACPLAFAMEYTPRHSIYLLKEGLLDQVLKSNTLWLCVSCYNCTARCPSGLKITDVLFPALRDAAMSAGQTLPAEFKKALDNTNRYGNSLGEGPRKRMEWTKGAGVPVPIISQLKRPVEALWLVECYPSYHPRNQLQAQAMARVLHAMGVDFAVLGPEEHCVGDCERLSGEKGLFENLIEYNTALLDKYGYDLILTADPHAHNSLTRIYPAITGRTYPVRHYVEFFAERMEALRPLLKDSVQAVVTYHDNCSLGRLSGIYEQPRDLLRAIPGISLVEMPFARENALCCGGGGGGMWLDTVIWQSAHERLSDRRIAHALSTGADILAVSCPFEASRFEDALKSTGNEGKMVVKDILELLDESIGAPGVKPA; this is translated from the coding sequence ATGGGCGGAGAGGGCCTCCACAGGGGGGTCACGGTGTTGAGCGGAGACAAGCAGTCTGCGTCCTCTGCATTATCCGATCCACAAACTCCTTGGCAAAGGGAGTTCAACCCCTGCATCCAGTGCGGGATGTGCGGCGGGGCCTGTCCCCTGGCCTTTGCCATGGAGTACACACCCCGCCACTCCATCTACCTCCTCAAGGAAGGCCTGCTGGACCAGGTGCTCAAGAGCAACACCCTGTGGTTGTGCGTCTCCTGCTACAACTGCACCGCCAGGTGCCCCAGCGGATTGAAGATCACCGACGTTCTGTTCCCGGCCCTGCGCGATGCTGCCATGAGCGCCGGCCAGACGCTGCCCGCGGAGTTCAAGAAGGCGCTGGACAACACTAACCGGTATGGGAACTCGCTCGGAGAAGGCCCCAGGAAGCGCATGGAGTGGACCAAGGGCGCAGGCGTGCCGGTGCCGATCATCTCCCAACTCAAGCGGCCTGTCGAGGCGCTGTGGTTGGTTGAGTGCTACCCTTCATATCACCCGCGCAACCAACTGCAGGCTCAGGCCATGGCCCGGGTGCTGCACGCGATGGGAGTGGATTTCGCGGTTCTCGGGCCAGAGGAGCACTGCGTGGGCGACTGCGAACGGCTCTCCGGCGAGAAGGGGCTGTTCGAGAACCTGATCGAGTACAACACGGCACTGCTGGACAAGTACGGCTACGACCTCATCCTGACCGCGGATCCGCACGCCCACAACTCGCTGACGCGGATCTACCCGGCGATCACCGGGCGGACGTATCCAGTCCGCCACTACGTGGAGTTCTTCGCCGAGAGGATGGAAGCGCTGCGGCCGCTGCTGAAGGACAGCGTGCAGGCCGTCGTCACCTACCACGACAACTGCAGCCTGGGCCGGCTCAGCGGCATCTACGAGCAACCCAGGGACCTGTTGCGGGCGATCCCGGGCATCTCGCTCGTGGAGATGCCATTCGCAAGGGAGAACGCCTTGTGCTGCGGCGGCGGAGGCGGCGGAATGTGGCTGGACACCGTGATCTGGCAGTCCGCGCACGAGCGGCTGTCCGACCGGCGGATCGCCCATGCCCTCTCTACCGGAGCCGACATTCTCGCGGTGTCCTGTCCCTTCGAAGCGTCACGCTTCGAGGATGCCCTTAAGTCCACCGGGAACGAAGGCAAAATGGTCGTCAAGGACATTCTCGAGCTGCTGGACGAGTCCATTGGTGCACCGGGGGTGAAACCGGCGTGA
- a CDS encoding electron transfer flavoprotein subunit beta, whose translation MRIAVLLNMVPDLVEELEIDSTGTALDTQWLRYVISESDDHALEQALLLKDRHGASVSVLALDYGDADQVLFAALARGADDAVKLTGVPGVGLGKRAAAATFREALGGMQADLILTGVQAIDDLDAHVAGMLGGMMGLPYVGVTRSVEPSGEGKILVQKEYPGGVAAEIEVTLPAVIGVLSAPQPPRYVPVARIREVKKTRALDEREAAAVTVPASISVTRLFKPEPAEHAQILDGSPEELAQQIVKILEDRGLAP comes from the coding sequence GTGAGAATAGCGGTCCTGCTCAACATGGTCCCGGATCTGGTCGAGGAGCTGGAGATCGACTCCACGGGGACGGCACTCGATACCCAGTGGTTGCGTTACGTCATCAGCGAGAGCGACGACCACGCGCTCGAGCAGGCGCTGCTCCTGAAGGACAGGCACGGGGCGAGCGTTTCGGTCCTGGCACTGGACTACGGCGATGCCGACCAGGTGCTCTTCGCGGCCCTGGCCCGGGGCGCCGACGATGCCGTCAAGCTCACGGGGGTACCCGGGGTGGGGCTGGGCAAGCGCGCGGCCGCGGCCACGTTCCGGGAGGCGCTGGGGGGCATGCAGGCGGACCTAATCCTCACCGGCGTTCAGGCCATCGACGACCTGGATGCCCACGTCGCAGGTATGCTGGGCGGGATGATGGGACTCCCCTACGTCGGGGTCACGCGGTCGGTGGAGCCCTCTGGCGAAGGTAAGATCCTCGTTCAGAAGGAGTACCCAGGAGGGGTCGCCGCCGAGATCGAGGTCACGTTGCCGGCGGTCATCGGGGTGCTGTCGGCCCCGCAGCCCCCACGCTACGTTCCGGTGGCGCGGATCCGGGAGGTCAAGAAGACCAGGGCGCTGGATGAGAGGGAGGCGGCCGCGGTAACGGTCCCGGCCTCGATCTCAGTCACCCGCCTGTTCAAGCCCGAACCCGCGGAGCACGCGCAGATACTTGATGGATCTCCGGAGGAGCTGGCACAGCAGATAGTCAAGATCCTCGAGGATCGGGGGCTAGCGCCATGA